One Paralichthys olivaceus isolate ysfri-2021 chromosome 8, ASM2471397v2, whole genome shotgun sequence genomic region harbors:
- the rfx1b gene encoding MHC class II regulatory factor RFX1 isoform X3 — MATSGYSEDLQPQPANSVTIATPAATTPSPAKTTHFLSEIPPNSGTTATANQSTGASKTRQDVLCSQATPTQAQSQKAVVLTTPTQHYVSPNIQHSTVQKSNGQSGSPQYIIVTVTEGSVHSNDSLSDSSPPGPGVPTQVVQPVQTTAQQRSVLQAVSQAAKRIQTGHINNLQPVLINQEVEHVYPGQVQYVDGAGDATFTTSTIRSSNYPFSDSPLYSQTPPISSSTYYEDTPSSESDITGAVTSVSVATGGANSVAAAVGGAGYIVQGSYVLGGGAVGGGGGGGGGGGQSYTSPNSRAPPATVQWLCDNYEGAEGVSLPRCTLYYHYLLHCQEQKLEPVNAASFGKLIRSVFMGLRTRRLGTRGNSKYHYYGLRIKSGSPLLRLMDEQQHMAMRQQPFSQKNRIKPVQKTQGITNGTSGGTGQQAAALCDISAQVQQYQQFLEASRLLPEFVDVDLHDGLLPDGILLEHLKAFQTLYREHCEAVLDVMVNLQFTLVETLWKSFWRFSQSNDAESLNLHNESEKRLPKSCLVVLCKFEPVLRWTKECDNLLYQTLVEILIPDVLRPIPSALTQAIRNFAKSLENWLTGAMMNIPEEMVRIKVVCVSSFSQTLRRYTSLNHLAQAARAVLQNTAQINQMLSDLNRVDFTNVQEQASWVCQCDDNVVQRLEQDFKMTLQQQNSLEQWASWLDSVVSQVLKPYEHNPVALPKAAKIFLLNWSFYSSMVIRDLTLRSAASFGSFHLIRLLYDEYMYYLIEHRVAQAKGETPIAVMGEFASTVKRRTSPDMEKDEEEDEEEESEEESGDLVLQSSSLSAVDEESMEPPAKQPRATLNLHTP, encoded by the exons atggcaacttCTGGATACTCAGAGGACCTTCAGCCTCAGCCGGCCAACtcagtaaccatagcaacaccTGCTGCCACCACACCCTCGCCCGCGAAGACGACACACTTCCTGTCCGAGATCCCACCAAACTCTGGAACCACCGCAACAGCTAACCAATCGACCGGCGCCTCAAAAACCAGACAGGATGTACTTTGTTCTCAAGCGACGCCCACCCAGGCCCAGAGCCAGAAGGCAGTGGTTCTGACCACTCCCACGCAGCACTATGTATCCCCTAACATTCAGCACTCTACGGTCCAGAAAAGTAATGGTCAGAGTGGTTCTCCTCAGTACATCATAGTCACGGTCACAG AGGGTTCTGTTCACTCCAATGACAGTCTGTCGGACTCCAGCCCGCCTGGCCCTGGCGTTCCTACTCAGGTGGTCCAACCGGTGCAGACCACCGCACAG CAGAGGTCAGTGTTGCAGGCAGTGTCACAAGCAGCCAAGAGAATTCAGACAGGCCACATCAACAACCTGCAGCCGGTGCTCATTAACCAGGAg GTGGAGCATGTGTACCCTGGCCAGGTGCAGTATGTGGACGGAGCTGGAGATGCAACCTTCACCACATCCACCAT TCGATCAAGCAACTACCCTTTCTCCGACTCGCCCCTCTACTCCCAGACCCCTCCCATCTCCTCTTCCACTTACTACGAGGATACGCCCAGCTCTGAATCAGACATCACCGGTGCTGTGACCTCAGTTTCTGTGGCAACAGGAGGAGCCAATAGCGTGGCAGCTGCTGTGGGGGGAGCGGGCTACATCGTTCAGGGAAGTTATGTGTTAGGAGGGGGAGCAgtaggtggaggaggaggaggaggaggaggaggaggacagagttaCACTAGCCCTAACTCTCGTGCCCCACCTGCTACT GTGCAGTGGCTGTGTGACAACTACGAGGGGGCGGAGGGGGTGAGTTTACCGCGCTGTACCCTTTACTACCACTACCTGCTGCACTGCCAGGAGCAGAAACTAGAACCTGTTAATGCTGCATCCTTCGGGAAACTCATCAGGTCTGTCTTCATGGGGCTACGTACAAGAAGATTAGGgaccag AGGGAATTCTAAGTACCACTACTACGGCCTGAGGATCAAATCTGGTTCCCCGCTCCTTAGACTGATGgatgagcagcagcacatgGCGATGAGGCAGCAGCCtttttcacagaaaaacag GATAAAACCAGTTCAGAAGACACAGGGGATCACAAACGGTACATCAGGTGGGACAGGACAGCAGGCAGCGGCGCTCTGTGATATTTCAGCCCAGGTCCAACAGTATCAGCAGTTTCTGG AGGCGTCAAGGCTGCTGCCAGAGTTTGTGGACGTGGATCTGCACGATGGCCTCCTGCCTGATGGGATCCTTTTAGAACACCTCAAGGCCTTTCAGACTCTCTACAGAGAACACTGTGAG GCCGTTCTGGATGTGATGGTCAACCTTCAGTTCACTCTCGTGGAGACACTGTGGAAATCCTTCTGGAGGTTCAGCCAGAGCAATGACGCAGAGTCTCTCAACCT GCACAATGAGTCTGAGAAGCGACTGCCCAAATCGTGCCTGGTGGTGCTGTGTAAGTTTGAGCCAGTGTTGCGCTGGACCAAAGAGTGCGACAACCTGCTGTACCAGACTCTGGTGGAGATCCTCATCCCGGACGTCCTGAGACCCATCCCGA GTGCCTTAACTCAGGCCATCCGTAACTTTGCCAAGAGTCTGGAGAATTGGTTGACAGGTGCCATGATGAACATTCCAGAGGAGATGGTTCGCATAAAG GTGGTGTGTGTCAGCTCTTTCTCCCAAACGCTGCGACGCTACACCAGCCTGAACCACCTGGCTCAGGCCGCCCGCGCCGTCCTCCAGAACACAGCCCAGATCAACCAGATGCTCTCAGACCTCAACCGTGTGGATTTTACCAATGTACAG GAGCAGGCGTCCtgggtgtgtcagtgtgatgaCAATGTGGTCCAGAGGCTGGAGCAAGACTTTaaaatgactctgcagcagcagaactccCTGGAGCAGTGGGCTAGCTGGCTGGATAGTGTCGTCTCCCAGGTGCTAAAGCCGTACGAGCACAATCCTGTCGCCCTGCCAAAGGCTGCAAAGATCTTCCTGCTCAACTGGTCCTTCTACAG TTCTATGGTAATCCGAGACCTGACTCTGCGCAGCGCTGCCAGTTTTGGCTCCTTTCATCTGATCCGCTTGCTGTATGATGAGTACATGTACTACCTGATAGAGCACAGGGTGGCCCAGGCTAAAGGAGAGACACCCATTGCTGTCATGGGAGAA TTTGCCAGCACTGTCAAGAGGAGAACCTCTCCAGACATGGAAAAAG acgaagaagaggacgaggaagaggagagtgaagaggagagCGGCGACCTCGTGCTGCAGTCCAGCTCTCTGAGTGCGGTTGACGAGGAGTCGATGGAACCACCCGCCAAGCAGCCCAGGGCAACTTTAAATCTGCACACACCTTAG